One stretch of Eretmochelys imbricata isolate rEreImb1 chromosome 1, rEreImb1.hap1, whole genome shotgun sequence DNA includes these proteins:
- the LOC144259063 gene encoding interferon-induced GTP-binding protein Mx1-like translates to MNKSQSCWASSSGKQRSRQVMYKPSLRRMPAQSGPGTYLMTKESQGFCGGAPPTQSNAAFGASLSTQSKAVFAGSFPTQSEEDFGVPLPPESEDSFVTSPAPAQTNTVFTGLLSMQSNAVCTGSHPAQSKGGFPGYFPAQTKAVFPGSLPAQSKEALRSLQPTESKGATAVPQPCAQSAPPAWSEMIRRHAAAVQWAESEEYHQEKMKQQGGLYRFQEQQNKNAEHTLYNQYEEKIRPCIDLIDSLRALGVEKDLALPAIAVIGDQSSGKSSVLEALSGVALPRGSGIVTRCPLVLKLKKLAPQQEWKGKISYWDIDEELHHPSVVEKEIRKAQDAIAGEGVGISQELISLEISSPNVPDLTLIDLPGIARVAVGNQPQDIGEQIKKLIKKFIAKQETINLVVVPSNVDIATTEALKMAQEVDPDGERTLGILTKPDLVDKGTESSVVDIVRNLVIQLRKGYMIVKCRGQQDIHDKLTLASAIQKEREFFEQHEHFRVLLDENKATIPILAEKLTSELVEHINKSLPVLEEQINIQLHKTTEELLKYGKGTPKAEGEKLVFLIDKIKLFNQDIMSSVAGEEKLLENEIRLFTKIRTEFQKWGKILDDSALTDRKTIQHEVWRFEEQYRGRELPGFTSYKTFEAIVRQRIMALEKPAIEMLKKVIEIVRKAFTEVAKDHFEDFQNLNRAAKGRIEDISKKQSEEAETIIKIHFKMEQLVYCQDNVYRQDLKVIEKETSKEAAHSLNLVSSSFNSGTVQNHPAIQDMTYHLEAYFSSAGKRLSNQIPLIIQFYILQDFGDKLQNSILQLLQEKEKLNFFLQERKDAADQRHFLSGRIDRLTQAHLRLIKFSVL, encoded by the exons ATGAACAAGTCCCAGAGCTGCTGGGCATCTTCATCTGGCAAGCAAAGAAGCAGACAGGTAATGTATAAACCATCACTGCGTAGGATGCCGGCACAGTCAGGGCCTGGAACTTACTTGATGACCAAAGAATCACAAGGATTCTGTGGAGGAGCACCCCCCACACAGTCAAACGCAGCTTTTGGAGCATCGCTGTCAACACAGTCTAAAGCAGTTTTTGCAGGATCATTCCCAACTCAGTCAGAAGAAGATTTTGGAGTACCACTCCCGCCTGAGTCAGAAGACAGTTTTGTGACATCGCCCGCACCGGCACAGACCAACACCGTTTTTACAGGATTGCTCTCAATGCAGTCAAATGCTGTGTGTACAGGATCACATCCAGCCCAGTCAAAAGGAGGATTTCCAGGCTATTTCCCAGCGCAGACTAAAGCAGTTTTTCCAGGATCTCTCCCAGCACAGTCAAAAGAAGCTTTAAGAAGCCTGCAACCAACGGAGTCAAAAGGAGCTACTGCAGTACCACAGCCTTGCGCACAGAGTGCGCCTCCAGCCTGGTCTGAGATGATTCGGAGACACGCAGCAGCAGTCCAGTGGGCGGAGTCTGAGGAATATCATCAAGAAAAGATGAAACAGCAAGGGGGACTATATCGTTTCCAAGAGCAACAGAATAAG AACGCAGAACACACCTTGTACAACCAATATGAGGAGAAAATCCGTCCCTGTATTGATCTCATTGACTCCCTGAGAGCGCTCGGAGTAGAAAAGGACCTGGCTTTGCCAGCAATTGCAGTGATTGGAGACCAGAGTTCTGGAAAAAGCTCGGTTCTAGAAGCCCTGTCCGGAGTTGCTCTCCCTAGAGGCAGTG GTATTGTTACCAGATGTCCCTTAGTGCTCAAACTGAAAAAACTGGCTCCTCAGCAGGAATGGAAAGGGAAAATTAGTTACTGGGACATAGATGAAGAGCTCCACCATCCCTCAGTggtggaaaaagaaataagaaaag CCCAGGATGCAATCGCTGGTGAAGGAGTGGGCATTAGCCAGGAATTAATTTCCCTCGAAATTAGCTCTCCGAATGTTCCAGATCTGACACTGATTGATCTGCCAGGGATTGCTAGGGTGGCTGTAGGGAATCAGCCACAAGACATTGGAGAACAG ATCAAAAAGCTAATTAAAAAATTTATTGCTAAGCAAGAGACTATAAATTTGGTAGTGGTGCCAAGTAATGTGGATATCGCAACAACAGAGGCACTGAAAATGGCTCAAGAGGTAGACCCTGATGGAGAGAGAACTCTAG GGATCCTGACAAAACCAGATTTGGTGGACAAAGGAACTGAGTCGTCAGTTGTTGATATTGTACGAAACCTTGTCATCCAGCTAAGGAAAGGTTATATGATTGTTAAATGTCGTGGGCAGCAAGACATTCATGACAAGCTCACCCTGGCATCTGCAATCCAGAAGGAGAGAGAATTCTTTGAGCAGCATGAACATTTTAG AGTTCTTCTGGATGAAAACAAGGCCACTATCCCCATTTTGGCAGAGAAACTTACAAGTGAGCTTGTGGAACACATTAAT AAATCTTTGCCTGTTTTAGAAGAGCAAATAAACATTCAACTCCACAAAACAACTGAAGAGTTACTCAAATATGGCAAAGGCACACCAAAAGCAGAAGGCGAGAAGTTGGTTTTCCTAATAGAT AAAATCAAACTGTTTAATCAAGACATCATGAGTTCAGTGGCAGGAGAAGAAAAGTTGTTAGAAAATGAAATTAGACTGTTTACAAAAATCCGCACAGAGTTTCAAAAATGGGGGAAGATACTTGATGACAGTGCATTGACTG ATAGAAAAACTATACAACATGAAGTGTGGAGATTTGAAGAACAGTATCGTGGAAGAGAGCTCCCGGGGTTTACCAGTTACAAGACATTTGAGGCCATTGTAAGACAGCGAATTATGGCACTAGAAAAACCAGCTATTGAGATGCTGAAGAAAGTAATTG AAATTGTCCGAAAAGCTTTTACAGAGGTTGCCAAAGATCATTTTGAGGATTTTCAAAATCTTAACAGAGCTGCTAAG GGCAGAATTGAAGACATTAGCAAGAAACAATCAGAGGAAGCTGAAACAAttattaaaatccattttaaaatggagCAGCTTGTATACTGCCAGGACAATGTTTACAGACAAGACTTAAAAGTTATTGAGAAAGAAACATCAAAGGAAGCAGCCCACAGTCTGAACCTGGTCTCCTCGAGTTTCAATTCTGGAACTGTCCAGAACCACCCTGCCATTCAGGATATGACTTACCACTTGGAGGCATACTTCAGT AGTGCAGGTAAACGTCTCTCCAACCAAATTCCTCTGATCATCCAATTCTACATCCTTCAGGACTTTGGAGATAAATTACAGAATTCAATATTGCAACttttacaagaaaaagaaaaattgaacTTCTTTCTTCAGGAACGGAAAGATGCTGCCGATCAGAGGCATTTTCTGAGTGGACGAATTGATCGTCTGACACAAGCTCACCTTCGCTTAATAAAATTTTCTGTGCTGTAG